In Clostridium sp., one DNA window encodes the following:
- the sufB gene encoding Fe-S cluster assembly protein SufB — protein sequence MEKNKTYIEDVRRSIYDIKNKDNYSYKSDSGLTKDIIEKISEEKNDPDWMREFRLKSLEIYDKTPMPSWGPDLKDLDMDNIVTYVRPDTSMKHDWKDVPEDIKQTFDLLGIPKAEHESLAGVGAQYDSEVVYHNVSDELRKQGVLYMDMETAIRDYEDLVRPHFMKLVPPTDHKFVALHGAVWSGGSFVYVPAGVQVDIPIQSYFRLNAPGAGQFEHTLIIVEKGAKIHYIEGCSAPKYYVNNLHAGCVECYIGEGATLKYSTIENWSRNMYNLNTKRAVVDKNGRIEWVTGSFGSKVSMLYPMSILRGEGAKCEFTGITFAGAGQYLDTGSKVVHAAPNTTSTVNSKSISKDGGVSIYRGLLSSTSDAVHSKSSVSCESLMLDSKSRSDTVPIVSVANNNVDIGHEAKIGRISDDAIFYLMSRGLTEEEARGMIVTGFVEPVAKELPLEYAVEMNNLIKLELKGTIG from the coding sequence TTGGAAAAAAATAAAACTTATATAGAAGATGTGCGAAGAAGTATCTACGATATAAAAAACAAGGATAATTACAGCTATAAAAGTGACAGCGGACTTACAAAAGACATAATAGAAAAAATATCCGAAGAAAAAAATGATCCTGACTGGATGAGGGAGTTCAGGCTCAAATCCCTTGAAATATACGATAAAACGCCTATGCCTTCCTGGGGACCTGATTTAAAAGACCTGGACATGGACAATATAGTTACTTACGTAAGACCAGATACGAGCATGAAACATGACTGGAAGGATGTGCCCGAGGATATAAAACAGACTTTTGACCTGCTTGGGATTCCGAAAGCTGAGCATGAATCACTTGCAGGAGTCGGTGCACAGTATGATTCGGAGGTCGTTTATCACAATGTGAGTGATGAACTTAGAAAACAGGGCGTACTTTATATGGATATGGAGACAGCCATAAGGGATTATGAGGATCTGGTAAGGCCTCATTTCATGAAGCTTGTACCACCAACTGACCATAAATTTGTGGCACTTCATGGAGCCGTCTGGTCAGGAGGTTCATTTGTATATGTTCCTGCAGGTGTCCAGGTTGATATCCCGATCCAGTCATATTTCAGGTTGAATGCACCGGGGGCAGGACAATTTGAACATACACTTATAATAGTAGAAAAGGGAGCAAAGATTCATTATATAGAAGGATGTTCAGCACCTAAGTACTATGTGAACAATCTTCATGCAGGATGTGTTGAATGCTATATAGGAGAAGGCGCTACTTTAAAATACAGTACTATAGAGAACTGGTCCAGGAATATGTACAATTTGAATACAAAGAGAGCTGTTGTGGATAAAAATGGACGTATAGAATGGGTGACAGGATCTTTCGGCTCCAAGGTTTCAATGCTCTATCCAATGAGTATATTGAGGGGAGAAGGAGCAAAATGTGAATTTACAGGTATAACTTTTGCAGGAGCAGGACAATATCTGGATACAGGTTCAAAAGTAGTTCATGCAGCTCCCAACACTACATCTACAGTAAATTCAAAGTCAATATCCAAGGATGGTGGAGTTTCAATTTACAGGGGACTTCTGAGTTCCACAAGCGATGCGGTGCATTCAAAGTCAAGTGTATCCTGTGAATCACTTATGCTTGACAGTAAGTCCAGATCGGATACAGTGCCTATTGTAAGTGTTGCAAACAATAATGTAGATATAGGACATGAAGCGAAGATAGGAAGAATAAGTGATGATGCAATCTTCTATCTCATGAGCAGGGGACTTACAGAGGAAGAAGCAAGGGGAATGATAGTAACGGGGTTTGTTGAACCTGTTGCAAAAGAACTTCCACTTGAGTATGCTGTGGAGATGAACAATCTTATTAAACTGGAACTAAAGGGAACCATAGGATAG
- the sufD gene encoding Fe-S cluster assembly protein SufD: MDIKDNFREKKDIISTFENKNDFRLNQAYVPTWRYLGLNDFHIENYELPEIESYKLDYMNFKPENFEGITVVPTKDAVRHECLCGHSSFKNASSVSKDFVRLAENGFNSGIFVKVPENKVVDSYIRLNFNLNDDNPTVIDNNIITAEPNSRITLLVDYSTQGGRTKAFHNGLTRVIAKAGSEVNVIKIQRMNDLSTHFDSNMAVVESGARVNWVTIEIGSGTNVTNYNSDLNGDHSSADIYSAYLVDGDRKQDLYYTTNHFGRESTSNMVIEGVLKDRARKVFKGNIDFRRGSSKSKGAQAEEVLLLDPTVKTDSVPILLCQEEDVDGQHAASVGKIDENQLFYLMSRGLDYSEAEKLVIEARFSPIFDRVPADDLKNFLSEELRRRLVR; this comes from the coding sequence ATGGACATAAAAGATAATTTCAGAGAAAAAAAAGATATAATTTCAACTTTTGAAAATAAAAATGATTTTAGACTAAACCAGGCCTATGTTCCTACATGGAGATATCTTGGATTAAATGATTTCCATATTGAAAATTATGAGCTTCCCGAGATAGAATCGTATAAACTGGATTATATGAATTTCAAGCCTGAAAATTTTGAGGGAATTACTGTGGTTCCTACAAAGGATGCTGTCAGACATGAATGCCTGTGTGGACATTCAAGTTTCAAGAATGCATCTTCCGTATCGAAGGATTTTGTAAGACTTGCGGAGAACGGATTTAATTCGGGCATATTTGTAAAAGTCCCGGAAAACAAGGTTGTGGATTCATATATAAGGCTTAATTTTAATTTGAATGATGATAACCCGACGGTTATAGACAATAATATTATTACAGCAGAACCAAACAGCAGAATTACATTATTGGTGGATTATTCTACACAGGGCGGCAGGACAAAGGCATTCCACAATGGATTGACCAGGGTGATTGCAAAAGCTGGCTCAGAAGTAAATGTCATAAAAATTCAGAGGATGAATGATTTGTCCACGCATTTTGATTCAAATATGGCAGTAGTTGAATCCGGTGCAAGAGTGAACTGGGTTACAATAGAAATTGGAAGTGGTACAAATGTTACAAACTACAATTCCGATTTGAATGGAGACCACAGCAGTGCAGATATATACTCGGCCTATCTTGTGGATGGAGACAGAAAACAGGATCTTTACTATACTACAAATCATTTTGGCAGAGAAAGTACCAGCAACATGGTCATAGAAGGTGTTCTGAAAGACAGGGCAAGGAAAGTATTCAAGGGAAATATAGATTTCAGGAGAGGTTCTTCCAAATCAAAGGGAGCACAGGCTGAAGAGGTTCTTCTTTTAGATCCTACGGTTAAAACTGACAGTGTTCCAATACTCCTGTGCCAGGAAGAGGATGTGGATGGACAGCATGCTGCAAGTGTGGGAAAGATAGATGAAAATCAGCTCTTTTATCTCATGAGCAGAGGACTTGATTATAGTGAAGCGGAAAAACTTGTTATAGAGGCCAGATTCAGTCCGATTTTTGATAGAGTGCCGGCAGATGATTTAAAAAATTTCTTGTCTGAAGAACTTAGAAGGAGGCTCGTAAGATGA
- a CDS encoding cysteine desulfurase yields MSNTNVEIKKIDVEKIRKDFPILSIKVNGKDLVYFDNGATTQKPVPVMNAVRNYNEKLNGNPHRGAHYLGVTSTKAYEQAREKVRKFIGAEKASQIIFTRNATESLNLIAYSYGLNFINEGDEIVIAVSEHHSNILPWQMVSKVKGAVLKYMYTDDDGKITEEEYKNKITDRTKIVAVAQMSNVLGTKHPVKQIAKYAHEKGAVVVIDGAQSVPHMKVDVKDIDADFFVFSGHKMLSSMGIGVLYAKEKLLEEMPPFLRGGDMIEYVTEQDATFAELPFKFEAGTQNVEGAVSLGAAADYLNSVGLDNIEAYEKELTKYALDKLSDIDYVTVYGPGNVEDRGGIISFNIKGVHPHDVATVLNSYGVAVRSGHHCAQPLMKYLGIQASSRASFYFYNTYEEIDRFIEGVKNVRKWLGYGRS; encoded by the coding sequence ATGAGTAATACAAATGTAGAAATTAAAAAAATAGATGTAGAAAAAATAAGAAAGGATTTTCCGATACTTTCCATAAAAGTAAATGGAAAAGATCTGGTCTATTTTGATAACGGGGCAACAACTCAAAAGCCAGTTCCTGTTATGAATGCTGTGAGAAATTATAATGAAAAGTTGAATGGAAATCCCCACAGAGGAGCGCATTATCTGGGAGTTACATCTACTAAAGCCTATGAACAGGCACGCGAGAAGGTGAGAAAATTCATAGGTGCTGAGAAGGCATCACAGATAATTTTTACAAGGAATGCTACGGAATCACTTAATCTGATAGCATATAGCTATGGGCTGAATTTTATAAATGAAGGTGATGAAATAGTAATAGCTGTTTCCGAGCACCACAGTAATATACTTCCATGGCAGATGGTGTCAAAAGTCAAAGGTGCGGTATTGAAGTACATGTATACTGACGATGACGGCAAAATTACCGAGGAGGAATATAAAAATAAGATCACAGACAGAACGAAGATAGTGGCAGTTGCACAGATGTCAAATGTACTTGGGACCAAACACCCCGTGAAGCAGATTGCAAAGTATGCCCATGAAAAAGGTGCTGTAGTTGTAATAGATGGAGCCCAGAGTGTACCGCATATGAAGGTCGATGTAAAGGACATTGATGCAGACTTCTTTGTTTTTTCAGGACACAAGATGCTTTCCTCCATGGGAATAGGGGTACTTTATGCAAAGGAAAAGCTGCTTGAAGAAATGCCTCCATTTTTAAGAGGTGGAGACATGATAGAGTATGTTACAGAACAGGATGCCACTTTTGCGGAGCTCCCATTCAAATTTGAAGCAGGGACGCAGAATGTAGAAGGAGCGGTATCACTTGGAGCAGCTGCTGATTATTTGAATTCCGTAGGACTTGACAATATAGAAGCTTATGAAAAAGAGCTTACAAAATATGCCCTTGATAAACTTTCAGATATAGATTACGTTACAGTTTATGGACCGGGGAATGTGGAGGATAGAGGAGGAATTATATCCTTCAATATAAAAGGTGTGCATCCACATGATGTTGCAACTGTCCTGAACAGTTATGGAGTAGCAGTAAGATCCGGACATCATTGTGCACAGCCCCTGATGAAATATCTTGGAATTCAGGCTTCTTCAAGAGCAAGTTTTTATTTTTACAATACTTATGAGGAAATAGACAGATTTATAGAAGGAGTCAAGAATGTAAGGAAGTGGTTGGGCTATGGACGATCTTAG
- the sufU gene encoding Fe-S cluster assembly sulfur transfer protein SufU has translation MDDLSLIYSEIITEHNQDTTNKREIKDPDLKERGHNPSCGDDITLSMKFKGDVIDDVAYQGSGCAISQASTSMMIDLIKGKTIDEAMEYVKTFIGMIKKEITDDDELEKLEDAIALKNISMMPARVKCAVLAWHTLEEAIKKRNTKK, from the coding sequence ATGGACGATCTTAGTCTCATATATTCAGAAATAATAACAGAACACAATCAGGATACTACAAATAAAAGGGAAATAAAAGATCCCGATCTGAAGGAAAGAGGACACAATCCGAGCTGTGGAGATGATATAACTCTTTCCATGAAATTCAAGGGGGATGTTATAGATGATGTAGCATATCAGGGAAGTGGATGTGCCATATCACAGGCATCTACGTCCATGATGATAGATCTCATAAAAGGGAAAACTATTGATGAGGCCATGGAGTATGTAAAGACCTTTATTGGAATGATAAAAAAGGAAATTACAGATGATGACGAGCTTGAAAAACTTGAGGATGCCATAGCACTCAAGAATATATCGATGATGCCTGCAAGGGTAAAATGTGCAGTGCTTGCATGGCATACTCTGGAAGAAGCTATAAAAAAAAGAAATACGAAAAAGTAA
- a CDS encoding phosphomannomutase/phosphoglucomutase, giving the protein MDKKWENVKNGTDIRGVVIENDERDVNLTYDMISTIARSFAVLLSSKKNRKLADLRISIGMDSRITSSKIKEIMSREISGLGCSVIDCGLCSTPAMFMSTVLDGCKVDGAVEITASHLPYYYNGLKFFTENGGFESSDITELLAISDSGELPEQTEEGEIEERALMDDYSRFLINKIIDGIDDKVNRIQPLKGFRIVVDAGNGAGGFFVEKVLNKLGADTVGSQFIEPDGRFPNHIPNPEKKEAMDSIKDAVLKNSADLGIIFDADVDRAAVVDSRGGEINRNALIALASAIVLEEHPGSIIVTDSVTSNGLKKFIESHGGIHHRFKRGYRNVINEAIRFNKEDKECYFAIETSGHAALKENYFLDDGAYLVSKILVKMARLKNEEGKTLTDLISDLEVPRESVEYRIKIKCDEFKKYGAGVLEDLRAFVDSVDGWSIEPKNYEGVRVNCNDSSGSGWFLLRLSLHEAVMPLNIESDKDGGTLFIASRLVEFLKKYDKLDFSSVK; this is encoded by the coding sequence ATGGACAAGAAATGGGAAAATGTAAAAAATGGTACAGATATCAGGGGTGTCGTAATAGAAAATGATGAGAGGGATGTAAATCTTACATATGATATGATTTCTACCATAGCCAGATCATTTGCAGTATTGCTGTCATCCAAAAAAAATAGAAAGCTGGCAGACTTGAGGATATCCATAGGAATGGACTCAAGGATAACCAGCAGCAAAATAAAAGAAATAATGTCCAGGGAAATTTCAGGGCTTGGCTGCAGTGTAATTGACTGTGGACTTTGTTCGACACCTGCAATGTTTATGAGTACTGTGCTTGATGGCTGCAAGGTGGATGGTGCAGTTGAGATAACCGCAAGTCACCTCCCGTATTATTATAATGGACTGAAATTTTTTACAGAGAATGGTGGCTTTGAGAGCAGTGATATAACAGAACTGCTTGCCATTTCAGATAGTGGAGAACTTCCAGAACAAACTGAGGAAGGGGAAATAGAAGAAAGAGCTTTAATGGATGATTACAGCAGATTTTTAATAAATAAGATAATAGATGGAATAGATGACAAAGTTAACAGAATACAGCCGCTCAAAGGATTCAGGATAGTTGTAGATGCCGGGAATGGCGCGGGAGGATTTTTTGTAGAAAAGGTTTTAAACAAACTTGGAGCAGATACGGTTGGGAGTCAGTTTATCGAACCGGACGGCAGATTCCCCAATCATATACCTAATCCTGAAAAAAAGGAGGCAATGGATTCTATAAAGGATGCAGTACTTAAAAATTCTGCAGACCTTGGTATTATTTTTGATGCGGATGTAGACAGGGCTGCAGTAGTAGACAGCAGGGGCGGAGAGATAAACAGGAATGCACTTATTGCACTTGCATCGGCTATTGTACTTGAGGAACATCCGGGTTCCATAATAGTTACAGATTCAGTTACAAGCAATGGACTTAAGAAGTTTATTGAATCACATGGTGGAATTCACCACAGGTTCAAAAGAGGATATAGAAATGTCATAAATGAGGCTATAAGATTCAACAAGGAAGACAAAGAGTGTTATTTTGCCATTGAAACTTCAGGACATGCAGCATTAAAGGAAAATTATTTTCTGGATGATGGCGCCTATCTTGTTTCAAAAATACTCGTAAAGATGGCAAGATTGAAAAATGAAGAAGGAAAAACACTTACGGACCTCATTTCAGACTTGGAAGTTCCACGTGAAAGTGTGGAATACAGGATAAAAATCAAATGCGATGAATTTAAAAAATATGGAGCAGGGGTATTGGAAGATCTTAGAGCATTTGTGGACAGTGTAGATGGATGGAGTATTGAACCAAAGAATTATGAAGGTGTAAGGGTAAACTGCAATGATTCAAGTGGCTCCGGATGGTTTCTCCTTAGATTGTCACTTCATGAAGCTGTTATGCCGTTGAATATAGAATCTGACAAGGATGGTGGTACATTGTTCATAGCATCCAGGCTGGTGGAGTTTCTAAAGAAGTATGACAAACTTGATTTTTCAAGTGTGAAATAG
- the add gene encoding adenosine deaminase, with amino-acid sequence MNLDKFLLDIPKTDLHCHLDGSIRPSTMIDIAEKDNIKLPTYDMHKLTSYTGVCGKCSSLKEYLDKFDIPIKVMQSYENIYRTTLELLEDSEKLNIKYIEIRFAPFNHTRNLSAHDVIKAALEAMQYGFKKYGILSALILCAMRHEPPEESIRLVNIAKDFAGMGVAAIDLAGNEEDFPPEIHRKAFEMARYYGLHRTVHAGETGKPENIIKSIQLLDAERIGHGIFAFKDSSVVEYLKNHNIPLEMCITSNVNTSAVSSYESHPIKTYLDNGLFVTVNTDNTTVSNTNIIDEFKFLVKYQNFTVADIKKTIKNGITASFMNQNDKEKLQMQFSDFLKNEDS; translated from the coding sequence ATGAATTTGGATAAATTTCTTCTGGATATTCCCAAAACTGATCTGCACTGTCATCTGGATGGAAGTATAAGACCTTCTACAATGATAGACATTGCAGAAAAAGACAATATTAAACTTCCAACTTATGATATGCACAAATTGACATCATATACAGGCGTATGCGGAAAATGTTCTTCTTTAAAAGAATACCTGGACAAATTCGACATACCTATAAAAGTCATGCAGAGCTACGAAAATATATACAGAACTACACTGGAACTTCTGGAAGATTCGGAAAAACTCAATATAAAATATATTGAAATAAGATTTGCTCCCTTCAACCATACAAGGAACTTATCTGCACATGATGTTATAAAGGCAGCACTTGAAGCAATGCAATACGGTTTTAAAAAATATGGGATCTTGTCTGCCTTGATTTTGTGTGCCATGCGCCATGAACCTCCGGAAGAAAGCATTAGATTGGTGAATATTGCAAAAGATTTTGCTGGTATGGGAGTTGCCGCAATAGATCTTGCCGGCAACGAGGAGGATTTTCCTCCCGAAATACACAGAAAAGCCTTTGAAATGGCCAGGTATTATGGGCTTCACCGGACCGTACATGCAGGTGAAACAGGAAAACCTGAAAATATAATAAAATCCATACAGCTCCTGGATGCCGAAAGAATAGGACATGGAATATTTGCCTTTAAAGACAGCTCCGTAGTTGAGTACTTGAAAAATCATAATATTCCCCTGGAAATGTGCATTACAAGCAATGTAAATACATCTGCAGTTTCCTCCTATGAATCCCATCCCATAAAAACATATTTGGATAATGGACTCTTTGTAACTGTAAATACAGATAATACTACTGTTTCCAATACAAATATAATTGATGAATTCAAGTTTCTTGTAAAATATCAGAACTTTACTGTGGCTGACATAAAAAAGACTATAAAGAACGGCATAACTGCCTCTTTTATGAATCAAAACGACAAAGAGAAACTTCAAATGCAATTTTCAGACTTCTTGAAAAATGAGGATTCCTAA
- a CDS encoding amidase domain-containing protein, giving the protein MHYRSISSYNRIKAVNYAVNYAVVPNSSYRYFAVQGSNGGDCTNFTSQCLRAGGAPLIFSGRNQWWYNQNASSVSWAVAGSLYWYLKINHAEKLYGIKGEEINSISMLEPGDLIFYENISGKIQHSAIITSFHYSYPLISQHTPDVLNIPYEKDWASKMHFMKISL; this is encoded by the coding sequence ATGCATTATAGAAGTATTTCATCCTACAACAGAATCAAGGCGGTAAACTATGCTGTAAACTACGCCGTAGTTCCAAATTCTTCTTATAGATATTTTGCCGTTCAGGGCAGCAACGGTGGTGACTGCACAAATTTCACATCCCAGTGTCTGAGAGCCGGAGGTGCACCACTGATTTTTTCAGGCAGAAATCAGTGGTGGTACAATCAAAATGCCTCTTCAGTTTCCTGGGCTGTGGCCGGATCTCTCTACTGGTATCTTAAAATAAACCATGCAGAAAAATTATATGGTATTAAAGGAGAAGAAATCAATTCCATATCAATGCTTGAACCAGGTGATCTTATATTTTATGAAAACATCAGTGGCAAAATACAGCATTCTGCAATCATAACTTCATTTCACTACAGTTATCCTCTTATATCCCAGCATACTCCGGATGTCTTGAATATTCCCTATGAAAAAGACTGGGCATCAAAGATGCATTTCATGAAAATATCATTGTAG
- a CDS encoding TerC/Alx family metal homeostasis membrane protein, with protein sequence MSTKKSLLHLSFWIGLAIVFNIGIYIFMGQEKALSFLGGYVIEQSLSLDNLFLFLIIFECFAVKPEYQKRILTYGIIGAVILRLIFIILGVTVINKFHWMLYIFGILLIISGIKMMIKNDIVVNFKRSRIIRLLDKIIPVSEELDGQKFFTRKNKVLYATPLFAILILIEASDIIFAIDSIPAIFSITTDPFIVYTSNIFAILGLRNMYFLLEKLHNKFAYVKYGVACILMFTGIKLSITFFHINVSVIASLAIIFIILTTSIITSILLSSKKSSSRDDKTFTDIAE encoded by the coding sequence ATGTCTACAAAAAAATCGCTGCTGCATTTAAGTTTCTGGATAGGACTGGCTATTGTATTCAACATCGGAATTTATATTTTCATGGGGCAGGAAAAGGCCCTGTCTTTCCTTGGAGGATACGTTATTGAACAAAGTCTTAGTTTGGACAATCTCTTCTTATTTTTAATAATATTCGAATGTTTTGCTGTAAAGCCTGAATACCAAAAAAGAATACTCACCTATGGAATCATTGGCGCAGTAATATTAAGACTTATATTTATAATTCTAGGAGTTACTGTCATCAACAAATTTCACTGGATGCTGTATATATTTGGAATACTATTGATAATAAGTGGCATAAAAATGATGATTAAAAATGATATTGTAGTTAATTTCAAGCGAAGCAGAATAATTCGGCTACTGGACAAAATCATTCCTGTTTCAGAAGAGCTGGATGGTCAGAAATTTTTTACACGAAAAAATAAAGTACTCTATGCAACTCCACTTTTTGCAATACTGATATTAATAGAAGCTTCAGATATAATTTTTGCCATAGATTCAATACCCGCTATATTTTCTATAACTACCGATCCCTTTATAGTATATACTTCCAATATATTTGCAATATTAGGACTGAGGAACATGTACTTTTTACTTGAAAAACTCCACAACAAATTCGCCTATGTAAAATACGGAGTTGCCTGTATATTGATGTTTACCGGAATCAAACTTTCCATTACCTTTTTCCATATAAATGTTTCTGTAATAGCTTCCCTTGCAATCATATTCATAATATTGACAACCAGCATTATAACTTCCATTTTGTTGAGCAGTAAAAAGAGCTCCTCTCGTGATGATAAAACTTTTACAGATATTGCCGAATAA